The Streptomyces sp. NBC_00775 genome includes the window CACTTCAGGACGGCGTGGCGCCAGTTGTGCGCGTCCAGGTGCCGCGCGGCGTACGGGCCGACGGCGGCCGTGACCAGCCGGGTGTCGTTGGTGCGCAGGGCGTCCTCGACGAGGGGTAGCGCCTCCGGTCCCGGCACCAGGTGGGGCAGGGCGTGCAGGACGGCTCGGCGTTCGGCGGCGGTGCCCTGACGGTAGACGCGGGCGAGTGCGTCCGGGTCGGCTCGGGCGGCATGCAGGAGGAGTACGCGGGCGGCGTCGGCGTACTCGGGCCCGCATCGGCGCCCGGCCTCGGCTATCCGCAACTCCCAGACGGAGATGGGGCCGTGGATGCCGGGGTGGGCGGCCGCCTCGTCGAGCGCCTGGTCGAGCCAGGCGCGGGCGGCTCCTCCCAGGTGGGTGTTCAGGCGGGTGCGCAGGGCGGCGAGGGCGGGCTGGACGGTGCGGCCGGGCTGACGGTCCCGGCCGGCCTGGCTGTGGTGGCCGCGCTGAGTTCGGTGCGGGTGGTGGTTCACGGGGTTCTCCCTTCGGGGCCGGTGGGGATCGCCCGGGCCGCGCGGTGGAGGAACGGGAGGGACTGTTCGGCGAAGTGGGGGCCCGCGTGGGAGTGGCGGGGCAGTTCGACGACGGTCAGCGCCTGGTAGCCGGTGGCGGCCAGGGCTTCGAGTACGGGCGGGAAGTCGATCTCCCCGTCCCCGAACGGGAGGTGTTCGTGAATGCCGCGGCGCATGTCCTCGATCTGGACGTGCCGCAGCCAGGGGCCGGCGGCGCGCACGCAGTCGGCGGGCGGCAAAGGTTCCAGGCACTGGCAGTGGCCGATGTCCAGGGTGAGACCGAGGGCGGCCGGGTCGCCGAGTGCTCGGCGCAGACGGTGGAAGTCGGCGAGGGAGGAGAGCAGGTGACCGGGTTCGGGCTCGACGGCGAGCGGGACGCCGGCACGGGTGGCAGCGTCCAGCACGGGGGCGAGCGCCTCCGCCAGGCGTTTCCAGGCGGTGTCCTCGTCCGTGCCGACCGGGGTGACTCCGCTGAAGCAGTGCACGGCGTGGGCGCCGAGGTCGGCGGCGACCCGCACGGCACGGATGAGCAGGTCGACACGGCGCGCGCGGGCGTCCGGGTCCGGGTCCAGGAGGGAGGGGCCGTGTTTGCGTCGCGAGTCGAGGACATAGCGGGCGCCGGTCTCGACCGTCACGCCAAGGCCGAGGATCGCCAGCCTGCGTGCCACCTTCCCGGTGCGGGCAGCCAGATCCGGGGCGAGCGGGTCGAGGTGCATGTGGTCGAGGGTCAGGCCCACACCGTCGTAGCCGAGGTCGGCGAGGAGGGCGAGGGCGTCGTCCAGACGGAGGTCGGTGAGGCCGTTGGTGCCGTAGCCGAAGCGGAGGGGGTGGGGGGCCGGGGCGGGGCTCGCGTGGACGGTCGAGCCAAAGCTCGTCCGCGGGGTCGGTCGCCGGCTCGCTCGGCCGGTCGAGTGGGGGCTCGCCTGGCCGGTCGGGCGGGGGCTCGCGGTCATGTGACGCTCACCTTCCTCGCGAACTTGCGGGCAGCTGGGGCGAGCGCGGCCGTCAGGAGAGCGGTGACGGGGGCGCCCGCTCGGGCGGCGAGGGTGGCCTGGAGGGGGATCATGGCGCGGATTCCGCCGCCGACGGCTCGTTGGGTGAGCGGGGGTGAGGGGTTCAGGACGGCGTGGAAGAGCGGGCGGGCGGAGGTCGCGGCGTAGGCGAGGGTGAGGGCTCCGCGGAGGGTGTCTGTCACAGGGGTCGGTGAAAGGCGGGGAGCGGGGCCAGGGCTTGGACTTGGACCTGGGCGGCCTGGGCCTGGACTTGGACTTGGGGTGACGCCGGGTGTTTGGTCGAGGCTCGCTCTCGCTCCGCCAAGGGGCGTCGACTCAGGGGCTGTTGGGGTGTCCCCGGCGGGCTGTGACCGTGCAGCCGCGGGGTGCCCGGGCTGCCCTGTGCCTGCCGGGCTGTTCGCCAATGCCCAGGCCAGCGCACCGGTCGTGGCCAGCGCGGTCAGCGGTGCCACCGGCGAACCACCCTGCGTCTCGCCGCGCGACACCATGGTCATCGCGAGGGTGTGGGTGGCCACGGCGAGGGCAGAGGGGAGGGCGCGTCGGGCGGTGCGGCAGGCGGCGGTCACGCCGGGGAGCATGTGCGCGCTCGGAGAGGTACCTCCGGTCGCCGTAGCGCCGAGCAGTACGTCCAGGCCCCGCGCCGTGGCCATCGCCGCAGGTCCGGCGGGCGTTCGTTTGAGCGCCAGGTCATACGCCCAGACCGTGGCGGCGAGGGGCACGGCGACCGCGAGGGCGGGACGGCCCGCGCGGTCCGCCAGGGCGAGGCCCGCTGCCGTCAGAGCTCCGGCCGCCACCAGCGCTGCGGCCGGGCGTACGCGGCCGGAGGGCAACGGACGGTGCGGGCGTTCCACGGCGTCCTCGGCGCGATCGGCCCAGTCGTTCAGGGCCATGCCCGCCTCGTACAGACAGACGGAGGAACCGATGGCGAGGAGGGTGCGGGAGTTCGGGCGGACGCCGATGGCGGCGGCCCCCGCGAGAGCGTCTCCGGGGACGGTGAACAGGGCGGGCAGCCGGAGAAGTTCAGCCCAGGCCCGGGCCTGCTCCCACGCCCGCGGGCCCAGTCGGGCCAACCCAGCGAACCCGGTCGCCCCGGCCACCCCGGCCACCCCGGTCGCCCCGATCGCCCCGGAATACCCGCCACTCGCGGCCAACGTGCCTGACCCGGCCGACCCACTAGACCCACTCGACCAGGCCGTCACACCCGACCTGGCCAACCTCCCCGCTCCCACCCCTCGCACCGTCACCGGACCTCCCCGGAGAGGGCCCGAAGCCGAGCCGCAAACCCGCCCAGCGCCGCGTACTGCTCCCCCAGCGCAGCGGGCCCCTTCCCCACCGGGTCCTTGAAGTAGAAGCCGAGTTCGGTCAATGGGCCGGTGAGGCCTGCCTCGTGGGCGCGGGCCGTCAGGCGGGCGAGGTCGAGAATCAGGGGGGCCGCGAGCGCGGAGTCGCAGCCCTGCCAGGTGGTCTGGAGGAACATCCGCGTGCCGAGGAAGCCGTCGAAGGCGATGTGGTCCCAGGCGGTCTTCCAGTCGCCGAGGGCGGGGACGTCGTCGATGTGGGTCTCGCCCTCCGGGGCCGTGCCGAGGGTGTCCGCCAGCACGCGCTCCTTGCCGGCGTTCTTGGCCGCGGCGGCGGCCGGGTCGGCGAGGGCCGCTCCGTCGCCGCCGCCCAGGAGGTTCGTGCCGGACCAGGCGCGGACCGCCAGCGCGCGCTGGGCGAACATCGGGCCGAGCACCGACCGGAGCAGCGTCTGGCCGGTCTTGCCGTCGCGCCCCGCGTAGGGCAGCCCGCTGGACTCGGCCAAGGACGCCAGAGCCGGGTGGTGCAGGCCCGTCGAGGGGGTGAAGTTCACGTAGGGGCAGCCGGCCCGCAGCGCTGCCGCCGCGTACAGAGAGCTCGGTGGCAGCGGCGTCCCTCCGCGAGCCCCCGCCACGAAGGCCGTCCCTCCGTGCGCGCGCTCCAGGGATGCCGTCTCGGTGGGCGCGTACTCCGTGGAGGCGATCCCGACGGGCGTCGGCTCCGTCGAGGCCACGTTCACCACCACCGCCCGGGCCAGTCCGCACCGGCGTACGAAGTCCCGTATGTCCGTCGCGAAGGCGTCCACCAGCTCGGTCGGCTCGCGGGTGTCGCCAGGGGCCGGCCCTCCGGGGCGGATCTCCCGGTCGGCGGCCGCCAGTTCGGCCGTGATCGCCGAGGGGAGGCCGTGCGGGAGTACGCCGCCGGCGACCAGGGCCTCCGCGCGCTTGGGGAGCGGGCAGTCCACCGTGTCGTGGCCGCCGAAGACGAGGGACGGCAGGGCGGGCAGACCGCAGTCGGCGAGGAGGTCGGTTTCGGTGACCATGCCCGTCGGGGCATGCAGGCCGGCGGTGACGGCCGCGCAGCCCGCGATGACGGTGGTGGCGACGGAGCCGCGCGCTCCGATCAGCCACACCCCCACCCGGGGTTCGGAAAGGGACGCGGGCATGGGCAGCCTCCTTGTCATACGGCAGCTCGAACGTCGGTTCCTGCGTCAGCTCGTGCGTCGGCCATGGAGAAAGCGAGGGGTGGAGACGGCGGGCGGGAGTACGGCGTCTCCCGCCCGCCGCCGTTCAGTCGCCCGGCGAAGCCGTACCAGCCGAGGGCTTCCAGGGCAGCTCCTTGGTCACCCCTCCCGTCAGCCCGTCGTGAAGGTGAAGTCGTCCACGTCGTAGAGCGCGCCGGGTCCGCTTCCCTTGAAGACGAGGTAGAGCGTGGTGGTGCCGCGCGGCGCACCGGAGAGATCCGCGGTCACGTCCTGGAAGGTGTCCCAGCCACCGGTCACCGGCACGGTCGCGGTGCCCAGTACCCGGCCGGTCTTGGAGCCCGCGCGGACCTCCAGGGTGCCGCCCGAACCGGCGGACGAGATACGTGCCGTGATCTTCTTGGCATCGCTCAGGACGTACGGCGTGAACGAGATCCAGTCCCCGTTGTCGATGTCGCCGACCGTCTTGCCGCCGTGCGCGGTGTCCTTCGACTGGACCGTGATCCCGGAGGCGTTGCCGTAGTGCTCGGCCTGGCGGTGCCTGGGCTGGGTGACATTCTGGTCGTGGCTGGTCAGCGGGGCCTGGCCGCCTCCTCCGCCGTCCGTGTACTCGGCGTCGAAGACTCCGAAGATGTTGGCGTCGTCGTCGTGGCCGTTGCCCGCGCCGGTGTCGATGGTGCCGCTGCATCCGTTGGCCGAGGTCAGCAGGTGGCCGTGACTGTCGTGGCCGAGGATGAAGTTGACCTTCACCTTGGAGCAGTCGATCGTCCCGTCCTCCGGGTCGGTCA containing:
- a CDS encoding SCO3242 family prenyltransferase; its protein translation is MARLGPRAWEQARAWAELLRLPALFTVPGDALAGAAAIGVRPNSRTLLAIGSSVCLYEAGMALNDWADRAEDAVERPHRPLPSGRVRPAAALVAAGALTAAGLALADRAGRPALAVAVPLAATVWAYDLALKRTPAGPAAMATARGLDVLLGATATGGTSPSAHMLPGVTAACRTARRALPSALAVATHTLAMTMVSRGETQGGSPVAPLTALATTGALAWALANSPAGTGQPGHPAAARSQPAGDTPTAPESTPLGGARASLDQTPGVTPSPSPGPGRPGPSPSPGPAPRLSPTPVTDTLRGALTLAYAATSARPLFHAVLNPSPPLTQRAVGGGIRAMIPLQATLAARAGAPVTALLTAALAPAARKFARKVSVT
- a CDS encoding inositol-3-phosphate synthase — its product is MPASLSEPRVGVWLIGARGSVATTVIAGCAAVTAGLHAPTGMVTETDLLADCGLPALPSLVFGGHDTVDCPLPKRAEALVAGGVLPHGLPSAITAELAAADREIRPGGPAPGDTREPTELVDAFATDIRDFVRRCGLARAVVVNVASTEPTPVGIASTEYAPTETASLERAHGGTAFVAGARGGTPLPPSSLYAAAALRAGCPYVNFTPSTGLHHPALASLAESSGLPYAGRDGKTGQTLLRSVLGPMFAQRALAVRAWSGTNLLGGGDGAALADPAAAAAKNAGKERVLADTLGTAPEGETHIDDVPALGDWKTAWDHIAFDGFLGTRMFLQTTWQGCDSALAAPLILDLARLTARAHEAGLTGPLTELGFYFKDPVGKGPAALGEQYAALGGFAARLRALSGEVR
- a CDS encoding sugar phosphate isomerase/epimerase family protein; amino-acid sequence: MTASPRPTGQASPHSTGRASRRPTPRTSFGSTVHASPAPAPHPLRFGYGTNGLTDLRLDDALALLADLGYDGVGLTLDHMHLDPLAPDLAARTGKVARRLAILGLGVTVETGARYVLDSRRKHGPSLLDPDPDARARRVDLLIRAVRVAADLGAHAVHCFSGVTPVGTDEDTAWKRLAEALAPVLDAATRAGVPLAVEPEPGHLLSSLADFHRLRRALGDPAALGLTLDIGHCQCLEPLPPADCVRAAGPWLRHVQIEDMRRGIHEHLPFGDGEIDFPPVLEALAATGYQALTVVELPRHSHAGPHFAEQSLPFLHRAARAIPTGPEGRTP
- a CDS encoding EboA domain-containing protein, producing MNHHPHRTQRGHHSQAGRDRQPGRTVQPALAALRTRLNTHLGGAARAWLDQALDEAAAHPGIHGPISVWELRIAEAGRRCGPEYADAARVLLLHAARADPDALARVYRQGTAAERRAVLHALPHLVPGPEALPLVEDALRTNDTRLVTAAVGPYAARHLDAHNWRHAVLKCLFTGVPVDEVADLPRRAHSDAELARMLGDYADERAAAGRPVPEDLYRVLALTEPTATPTGTPGSPDVPGVHGIPGTSGTSGTPGKES